DNA from Flavobacterium aestivum:
GGTGGCTTATACTAAAACGGCTGGCGCGTTTGTGGCGGGAGCCTGCGCGAACTCGGGTACCTATACCAATACTTGGGTAGCCAATGACGTTTGCTCGAACACCAGCGTGGTCTTCACCCAGGTTATCACCATCGAGGATACTACGGCTCCTGTGTGGACTACGGCTGCCACTGCCTTAAACTCAACGATACAATGCAGCGATGCTGCTGCTATCGCCGCTGCGCAAGGGTTGGCTCCGGTGGCTACGGACAACTGCAGCACGGTGGCTTATACTAAAACGGCTGGGGCGTTTGTGGCGGGAGCCTGCGCGAACTCGGGTACCTATACCAATACTTGGGTAGCCAATGACGTTTGCTCGAACACCAGCGTGGTCTTCACCCAGGTTATCACCATCGAGGACACTACGGCTCCTGTGTGGACTACGGCTGCCACTGCCTTAAACTCAACAATACAATGCAGTGATGCTGCTGCTATCGCCACTGCGCAAGGTTTGGCTCCGGTAGCTACGGACAACTGCAGTACGGTGGCTTACACTAAAACGGCTGGGGCGTTTGTGGCGGGAGCCTGCGCGAACTCGGGTACCTATACCAATACTTGGGTAGCCAATGACGTTTGCTCGAACACCAGCGTGGTCTTCACCCAGGTTATCACCATCGAGGATACTACAGCTCCTGTGTGGACTACGGCTGCTACTGCTTTAAACTCAACGATACAATGCAGCGATGCTGCGGCTATCGCCGCTGCGCAAGGTTTGGCTCCGGTGGCTACGGACAACTGCAGCACGGTGGCTTACACTAAAACGGCTGGGGCGTTTGTGGCGGGAGCCTGCGCGAACTCGGGTACCTATACCAATACTTGGGTAGCCAATGACGTTTGCTCGAATACCAGCGTGGTCTTCACCCAGGTTATCACCATCGAGGATACTACAGCTCCTGTGTGGACTACGGCTGCTACTGCTTTAAACTCAACAATACAATGCAGCGATGCTGCTGCTATCGCCGCTGCGCAAGGTTTGGCTCCGGTGGCTACGGACAACTGCAGCACGGTGGCTTACACTAAAACGGCTGGCGCGTTTGTGGCGGGAGCCTGCGCGAATTCGGGTACCTATACCAATACTTGGGTAGCCAATGACGTTTGCTCGAACACCAGCGTGGTCTTCACCCAGGTTATCACCATTGAGGATACTACAGCTCCTGTGTGGACTACGGCTGCCACTGCTTTAAATTCAACAATACAATGCAGCGATGCTGCTGCTATCGCCGCTGCGCAAGGTTTGGCTCCGGTGGCTACGGACAACTGCAGCACGGTGGCTTATACTAAAACGGCTGGGGCGTTTGTGGCGGGAGCCTGCGCGAATTCGGGTACCTATACCAATACTTGGGTAGCCAATGACGTTTGCTCGAACACCAGCGTGGTCTTCACCCAGGTTATCACCATTGAGGATACTACAGCTCCTGTGTGGACTACGGCTGCCACTGCTTTAAACTCAACGATACAATGCAGCGATGCTGCGGCTATCGCCGCTGCGCAAGGTTTGGCTCCGGTGGCTACGGACAACTGCAGCACGGTGGCTTATACTAAAACGGCTGGGGCGTTTGTGGCGGGAGCCTGCGCGAACTCGGGTACCTATACCAATACTTGGGTAGCCAATGACGTTTGCTCGAATACCAGCGTGGTCTTCACCCAGGTTATCACCATCGAGGATACTACGGCTCCTGTGTGGACTACGGCTGCCACTGCCTTAAACTCAACAATACAATGCAGCGATGCTGCTGCTATCGCCGCTGCGCAAGGTTTGGCTCCGGTGGCTACGGACAACTGCAGCACGGTGGCTTATACTAAAACGGCTGGGGCGTTTGTGGCGGGAGCCTGCGCGAACTCGGGTACCTATACCAATACTTGGGTAGCCAATGACGTTTGCTCGAACACCAGCGTGGTCTTCACCCAGGTTATCACCATCGAGGATACTACAGCTCCTGTGTGGACTACGGCTGCCACTGCTTTAAACTCAACGATACAATGCAGCGATGCTGCGGCTATCGCCGCTGCGCAAGGTTTGGCTCCGGTGGCTACGGACAACTGCAGCACGGTGGCTTATACTAAAACGGCTGGGGCGTTTGTGGCGGGAGCCTGCGCGAACTCGGGTACCTATACCAATACTTGGGTAGCCAATGACGTTTGCTCGAACACCAGCGTGGTCTTCACCCAGGTTATCACCATCGAGGATACTACGGCTCCTGTGTGGACTACGGCTGCCACTGCCTTAAACTCAACGATACAATGCAGCGATGCTGCGGCTATCGCCGCTGCGCAAGGTTTGGCTCCGGTGGCTACGGACAACTGCAGCACGGTGGCTTATACTAAAACGGCTGGGGCGTTTGTGGCGGGAGCCTGCGCGAACTCGGGTACCTATACCAATACTTGGGTCGCCAATGACGTTTGCTCGAACACCAGCGTGGTCTTCACCCAGGTTATCACCATCGAGGATACTACAGCTCCTGTGTGGACTACGGCTGCCACTGCTTTAAATTCAACAATACAATGCAGCGATGCTGCTGCTATCGCCGCTGCGCAAGGTTTGGCTCCGGTAGCTACGGACAACTGCAGCACGGTGGCTTATACTAAAACGGCTGGCGCGTTTGTGGCGGGAGCCTGCGCGAACTCGGGTACCTATACCAATACTTGGGTAGCCAATGACGTTTGCTCGAACACCAGCGTGGTCTTCACCCAGGTTATCACCATCGAGGATACTACGGCTCCTGTGTGGACTACGGCTGCCACTGCCTTAAACTCAACGATACAATGCAGCGATGCTGCTGCTATCGCCGCTGCGCAAGGGTTGGCTCCGGTGGCTACGGACAACTGCAGCACGGTGGCTTATACTAAAACGGCTGGGGCGTTTGTGGCGGGAGCCTGCGCGAACTCGGGTACCTATACCAATACTTGGGTAGCCAATGACGTTTGCTCGAACACCAGCGTGGTCTTCACCCAGGTTATCACCATCGAGGACACTACGGCTCCTGTGTGGACTACGGCTGCCACTGCCTTAAACTCAACAATACAATGCAGTGATGCTGCTGCTATCGCCACTGCGCAAGGTTTGGCTCCGGTAGCTACGGACAACTGCAGTACGGTGGCTTACACTAAAACGGCTGGGGCGTTTGTGGCGGGAGCCTGCGCGAACTCGGGTACCTATACCAATACTTGGGTAGCCAATGACGTTTGCTCGAACACCAGCGTGGTCTTCACCCAGGTTATCACCATTGAGGATACTACGGCACCTGTATTATCAGGACAAGGAGGAACAATGACAATCAGTAGTCCGGTAGTTCCTGTATTCTCAGCACCAACGGCTATTGATGCATGTGACAGTGCTCCGGTAATCACATTTACTGATGTAACAGTAGCAATAAGTGGAGGATCGGAAATCACAAGAACATGGAAAGCAACTGATGCATGCGGAAACGTTTCAGCACCAGTAAGTCAAGTTATCAAGGTTCTGAACGCTTCAGTAGTGAGCATAGTTGCCACTACAGCAAATGCATCGGAGCCATCTACTAACGGATTGTTTACTATTAGCTTATCTAATCCAGTAACAACTTCAACAGTAGTAACATATACTGTGACCGGTACGGCTACCAACGGAACGGATTATGCTACTATCACAAATACGATTACTATTCCAGCGAATACTATTAGCGTAACTATTCCTGTAACAGTAATTGATGATAATATATTGGAAGGGTCTGAAAGTGTAATCATTACCTTGAACAGTACTAATAATGCTGTAACAGTAACCCCAATAGTAGCGGATGCAACAGCCACGGTAACGATAAACGATAATGAAATAACACCAACAATTGGTAGTATTCAAGCTAATAACGATGATGCTGGTACAATAGATCCTATTAAAGGGATAAAAGATGTTTTAAATATATTAGCAAATGATACTTTTAATGGACAGCCAATAAATCTAGCGGATATAATATTGACAGTAGTGCCAAATACTAATTTCAATGTAGCTCCAAATGGCGTATTAGAAGCATTAGCCAATATACCAGGAGGAGTTCATACGTTATCGTATACAATTTGCGAAAAAGCAAATCCAAATAATTGTAGTTCTGCTACAGTAAGTGTATTCGTTGTACAACCAAGTATTGCTTTGGTGAAAGCAGGTCATCTCAATGATGAAAATGGAGACAGTTATGCACAAGCTGGAGAAACCATTACTTATAGTTTTGATGTGACAAATACTGGAAACACGCCACTGACTGATGTAAACGTATCAGACCCATTGCCAGGAGTTGTGATGACTGGAGGTTTAATAACATTGGGAGTAGGGGAATCAAATACTACTAATTTTAAAGGGACATATGTAATTACACAAGCTGATGTTAATTTAGGATCTGTCTCAAATCAAGCTACGGTTTATGGTACAAGTCCAAACGGTAGAGTTGTTGAAGATAAATCTGATGATACGAATTTGGTAAATGATAATCCAACGGTATTAAACGTTTCAAGATGTGTTATAAAAGTTTATAACGCAGTATCTCCTGATGGAGGTGGTAAAAACGATAAATTGTATATAGAAGGATTAGATTGTTATCCAAATAACTCAGTAGAGGTTTATAACCGTTGGGGTGTATTAGTTTTTGAAAGAGAACATTATAATAATGATGATAGATCTTTTAGAGGGGTTTCTGAGGGACGTGTAACTGTTGAGAAATCTCAGGAGTTACCAGTAGGTACCTATTTTTATATACTTAAGTATAAAGATAATAGTTCTAATACAATTGAAAAATCAGGGTATTTATATTTGAATAGAAGGTAAAAAGTTAACAGTTTATGAAGATTTTAGTGATTATAGATTACATATAATAACAAGACTTAATTTATAAAAGTGTATTTTTGCGCGATTTATAAAAATTGTTTGTTCATGACGGCTATAAAGATTTTTTATAAAGATTAATACAAAAGCTTATGGAAAGAAGGATAACGGGATTTATTGTGCTGCTTATTTCAGTTGCTTCATATGCGCAGCAAGATGCTCAATACACGCAATATATGTATAATACAATAATTGTTAATCCAGCTTATGCAGGCACTAGGCAGTCAATGAACATCTTTGCATTGCACCGTAGGCAATGGGTAGGAATAGAAGGTGCTCCAGTGACGAATACAATTTCTATAAATACTCCAATTAGTGAGAGTAAAGTAGGTTTGGGAGTGTCTGTAGTAAACGATCAAATAGGACCATCGGATGAGAATAATATTGCTGTAGATTTCTCATATACTATAAATACCTCAGAGGAATATAAAATGTCATTTGGGTTAAAAGCCAGTGCAAATCTATTAAATGTAGATTTTACTAAATTAGATCAATACCCTGGTGATCCTATTTTTGAACAGAATGTAGATAATAAATTTTCACCTAACGTTGGAGTTGGTTTCTATTTGCATTCGGATTATAGTTATATTGGATTGTCTGCTCCTAATTTAATTGAAACAGAGCATTTTGATAAATCGGCAACATCTTCTGAGAGTCATATTGCTAAAGAAAAAATAAATTACTATTTGATTGCTGGTTACGTATTTGAATTAGGCCCTAGTGTAAAATTTAAACCATCATTGTTAACCAAATATGTTCCAGGTGCACCATTACAAGTAGATGTGTCTGCCAATTTCTTGATTAATGAAAAGTTTGTGGGTGGACTGGCTTACAGATGGAGTGCTGCTGTGAGTGCAATGATAGGATTTCAAGCCAGTGACTCGTGGTTTATAGGCTATAGTTATGATTTTGACACAACCGCATTGGCAAGCTATCATTCTGGTTCACACGAAATTTTCTTACGATACGAACTGTTTAAAAAATATGATAAAATGATCTCCCCAAGATTCTTCTAAAACTTAAAAAAATATGGAATTGGCATAATAAAAAATGATTATAAAGATCAGTCATAGTATGCAAATTGTATATATCTCTAACCTAAAAAAAACAATAAAAACAATAATATGAAAATTAATAATATCGTTTATAGCTTGATTTTAAGTACTCTCTTTTTTAAAGGGTTTGCACAAAAAACAACTCTCGCTAAAGCAGATAAGAATTACGATCGTTACGCTTACGTTGATGCAATTGATAATTATGAAAAGGTAGCCGCAAAAGGTTATAGAGATGAAAAGATGTTTCAAAAGCTGGGTAATGCTTATTATTTTAAAGCTGAATTACCAAAAGCCCTAAAATGGTATGAACGCCTTTTTACGATAAATCCAGAACAAGAGCCTGAATATTGCTATCGCTACGCACAGGCCTTAAAATCAACTGGGGATTATGCAAAAGCAGATCAAATGCTTGAAAAATTCAATGCTAAAAATGCTAGTGATAAAAGAGCTGTTTTATTTACCGAGAATAAAAATTATCTTGAAGAAATTAAAGCCAATTCAGGACGTTTTCAAGTTGTAGACGCGGGGGTTAACTCGGAGTTTTCAGATTATGGAAGTTCAATTTTGGGAGAAAAATTGGTTTTTGCTTCTGCACGTGATACAGGAGGTGTTTCTAAGAAAGTGTTTAAGTGGACAAACCAATTCTTTACAAATTTGTATTCATCGGAGATGAAGTCGGATGGTGAAATGGGAAAACCGGAACTATTTGATAAAAAAATCAATTCTAAGTTCAACGAGTCTACAGCCATATTTACCCAAGATGGAAAAACGATGTATTTTACCAGAAATAATTACCTGGAAGGCAAAAGAGGGAAAGATGCTAATAAAAACACTTTATTAAAACTTTATAGAGCTAGTTTGAATAAAGTAGGAGAGTGGGTAGATGTAATTGAGTTGCCATTTAATAGTAATGAATATAGTTTAGCTCACCCAGCATTAAGCCCTGATGAGAAAACCTTATATTTTGCTTCAGATATGCCAGGAACTTTAGGGCAGTCTGACTTGTTTAGAGTTAAAATAGATGCAGACGGAAAATATGGAAGACCTGAAAATCTTGGACCGGAAATTAATACCGAAGGTAGAGAAACATTCCCATTTGTATCAGGAGATAACGAACTGTATTTTGCTACTGATGGCCGTCCAGGTTTAGGTGGATTGGATATATATGTTGCTAAAATCGATTTGAATGGAAGTTTCTATGGAGTACAAAATGTAGGTGGACCTATCAATAGTAATCAAGATGATTTTGCTTTTTTTATTAACAGTAAAAACAGAAATGGATTTTTTACCTCGAATAGAGAAGGTGGTAAAGGGTTTGATGATATTTATAGATTCGTAGAGAATAAAAAACTAACTTGTGAGCAAACTCTTTCTGGAATTGTGACAGATCTTGATTCTGGACAAATATTAGCAGGAGCTAAGTTGACTTTGCTTGACAATGAGTTTAAACCATTACAAGAAATTGTTTCTGACGAAAAAGGGTATTATAGTTTTAGTGTTGATTGTGGTAAAATATATTATCTTAGAAGTGCTAAAGATGAGTATCAAACCAAGGAAGAAAAGGTTAAAACCAGAATTAGATCCGGAAATAAAGATTTCCCAGTTATGTTAGAGAAACGCATCAAGCAAATAGCTGTTGGAACAGATTTAGCCAAGACATTGAATATTCCGATTATCTATTTTGATTTAGACAAGTCTACTATTCGTAAAGATGCTGCATTTGAGTTGGCAAAAGTACTAGTTGTAATGCAGGATTTCCCAGA
Protein-coding regions in this window:
- a CDS encoding PorP/SprF family type IX secretion system membrane protein translates to MERRITGFIVLLISVASYAQQDAQYTQYMYNTIIVNPAYAGTRQSMNIFALHRRQWVGIEGAPVTNTISINTPISESKVGLGVSVVNDQIGPSDENNIAVDFSYTINTSEEYKMSFGLKASANLLNVDFTKLDQYPGDPIFEQNVDNKFSPNVGVGFYLHSDYSYIGLSAPNLIETEHFDKSATSSESHIAKEKINYYLIAGYVFELGPSVKFKPSLLTKYVPGAPLQVDVSANFLINEKFVGGLAYRWSAAVSAMIGFQASDSWFIGYSYDFDTTALASYHSGSHEIFLRYELFKKYDKMISPRFF
- a CDS encoding OmpA family protein: MKINNIVYSLILSTLFFKGFAQKTTLAKADKNYDRYAYVDAIDNYEKVAAKGYRDEKMFQKLGNAYYFKAELPKALKWYERLFTINPEQEPEYCYRYAQALKSTGDYAKADQMLEKFNAKNASDKRAVLFTENKNYLEEIKANSGRFQVVDAGVNSEFSDYGSSILGEKLVFASARDTGGVSKKVFKWTNQFFTNLYSSEMKSDGEMGKPELFDKKINSKFNESTAIFTQDGKTMYFTRNNYLEGKRGKDANKNTLLKLYRASLNKVGEWVDVIELPFNSNEYSLAHPALSPDEKTLYFASDMPGTLGQSDLFRVKIDADGKYGRPENLGPEINTEGRETFPFVSGDNELYFATDGRPGLGGLDIYVAKIDLNGSFYGVQNVGGPINSNQDDFAFFINSKNRNGFFTSNREGGKGFDDIYRFVENKKLTCEQTLSGIVTDLDSGQILAGAKLTLLDNEFKPLQEIVSDEKGYYSFSVDCGKIYYLRSAKDEYQTKEEKVKTRIRSGNKDFPVMLEKRIKQIAVGTDLAKTLNIPIIYFDLDKSTIRKDAAFELAKVLVVMQDFPEMKIEVRSHTDSRQTASYNEKLSDKRAKATVAWLVKNGVDSTRIIGKGYGESQLVNHCSDGVKCTEEEHQANRRSEFIIVSMK